TCGGACGACAGCCGCAGCGCGTCGGCGAGCGCCGACATGACCTGGGTGGACGGATGCCGGTCACGTCCCTGTTCGAGGCGTGCGAGGTACTCGACGCTGATCCCCGCGAGCGTCGCGAGTTCGGACCGCCGCAGACCGGGAGTGCGGCGGCGCGCTCCCTCGGGGAGACCCACCTCCGAAGGCGTCACGGACTCGCGGCACGAACGCAGGAAGGTCCCCAACTCGTTGTCGCTCACCGGCAGATGGTACCTGTGCACCCCTCCGCGGATCGTGGCCCTGCCACTACCAGTCTCAGCCGGGCCTTCCTCGATCGGCGCACACTGAGCAGGGTGGGTCCATGACTTCAGAAGCAGGTACCCAGACGTCCCCGCTCCCGCTGGCCGCCGGCCGCTGGGAGATCGACACCAACCACTCCGAGGTGGGCTTCACCATTCGCCACCTCGGCATCTCCAAGGTCCGCGGCCACTTCGGTCAGGTCGACGCGGAACTCGTCGTCGGCGAGACGATCGAGGGGAGCTCCATCACCGCGACCGTCGCCCTTGCCTCGATCGACACCGGGAACCCGCAGCGCGACGAGCACGTCCGCTCCGCGGAGCTGCTCGACGTCGCGAGCCGGCCCACCATGACGTTCCGCTCCACCAAGGCGTCCGGCAAGGGTGAAGAGTGGGTATTGGAGGGGGACTTGACCATCGGTGAGGTCACCAAGTCCGTCACCTTCGAGGTCGAGTTCGGCGGCGCCGTCGACTTCGCCGACAACCGCAAGCACGCCGGGTTCGAGGCCAAGAGCGAGATCCGGCGCAGCGACTTCGGCCTCAACTTCGGTGCGGCGGACGCCCTGCTCGGCGACGTCGTCAAGATCCAGCTGGACGCGCAGTTCCTGTCACCCGCATGAGATAGGGCGCGGTGCGGCTCCCGGGGGCGCCGGCCACTTCGGCCGGCGTACCGGCGGCGACGATCCTTCCGCCCTCGTCGCCGCCGCCGGGACCGAGGTCGATCACCCAGTCGGCGTCCGCGACCACGGCCATGTCGTGCTCGACGACGACCACCGAGTGCCCGGCGTCCACCAGCCCGTGCAACTGCCGCATCAGCACCTCGACATCGGCCGGATGCAGTCCGGTCGTCGGCTCGTCGAGTACGTACAGGGTGTGGCCGCGCCGGGTGCGCTGGAGCTCGGAGGCCAGCTTGATGCGCTGTGCCTCGCCCCCGGACAGCTCCGTCGCGGGCTGCCCCAGCCGCAGATAGCCCAGACCCACGTCGAGCAGGGCGCGCAGGCTGCGTACGGCGGCGGGGGAGTCGGCGAAGAACGCGGCCGCGGCCTCGACGGTCAGGTCCAGGACCCCGGCGATGTTCAGCCCCTGATGGGTGATCTCCAGTGTCTGTGGGTTGTAGCGCGCCCCGTGGCAGTCGGGGCAGGGTGCGTACGTGCTCGGCAGGAAGAGGAGCTCCACCGAGACGAACCCCTCGCCCTGGCAGGTCTCGCAGCGGCCGCCGGGCACGTTGAAGGAGAACCGGCCCGCCTTGTAGCCGCGCGCCTTCGCCTCGTCGGTGGCGGTGAACAGTTTCCGCACGACGTCGAAGAGACCGGTGTACGTGGCGAGATTGGACCGGGGTGTACGGCCAATCGGTTTCTGATCGACCCTCACCAGCCGTTCCACGCCCGGCAGTTCCTCGGTGATCTCGCCGACGAGCGTGGACTTCCCCGAGCCGGAGACACCGGTGACCGCGGTGAGGGTGCCGAGCGGGATCTCCGCTGTGAGCCCGTCGAGGTTGTGCCGGGTGAGCGGGCCGAGCTTGAGCCAATGCGACGGGGTGCGCACCGTACGGACGGCTCGCGGTCCCTCCTCGAAGAGGAAGCGGCGGGTCACCGACTCCGTCACCCCGGCCAGTTCGGCGGGCGGACCGCTGTGCAGGACAAGGCCGCCGTGCTCGCCCGCCAGCGGTCCCACGTCGACCAGCCAGTCCGCACGCCGTACGACATCCAGATGGTGCTCGACGACGAAGACCGAGTTGCCGGAGGCCCTGAGCCGGTCCAGCACCACCAACAGCGCCTCGGTGTCGGCCGGGTGGAGCCCCGCCGACGGCTCGTCCAGGACGTACACGACGCCGAAGAGCCCCGAGCGCAGCTGAGTGGCCAGCCGCAGCCGCTGCAGCTCGCCGGAGGACAGCGTCGGGGTGGTGCGGTCCAGGCTGAGGTAGCCCAGGCCCAGTTCGGTGACGACCTCGATGCGCGCCAGGAGGTCGGTGGTCAGCACGCGGGCCGTCTCGTCGCTCTGCTCCGCGCCCAGGACCGTGGCGAGCGCGGAGAGCGGCAGCGCCGCGAGCCCGGCGATCGTACGGCCCGCGAACGTGACGGAGAGGGCTTCGGGGCGCAGCCTGCTGCCCCCGCACACCGGGCAGCGGTCGCTGGTGAGGAAACGCTCGGCCTTGGCGCGCAGCGTCTGGCTCTTGGAGTCGGAGAAGGTGTGCAGGACGTAGCGGCGGGCGCTCATGTACGTGCCCTGGTACGGGCGTTGGATGCGTCCCGCCTCCCGTACCGGTTCCACCGTGACGACGGGCTGCGCGTCGGTGAACAGGATCCAGTCGCGGTCCTGCTGGTCGAGGTCCCGCCACGGCCGGTCGACGTCGTACCCGAGGGTGTCCAGTACGTCGCGGAGGTTCTTCCCCTGCCAGGCGCCCGGCCACGCGGCGATCGCGCCCTCGCGGATAGACAGCGCGGGGTCGGGGACGAGCAGCTCCTCGGTGGTGCGGTGGACGCGGCCCAGGCCGTGGCACTCGGGGCAGGCTCCGGCCGCCGTGTTCGGCGAGAAGGCATCCGAGTCGAGGCGCTCGGCGCCCGCCGGATAGTCGCCCGCACGAGAGAAGAGCATCCGCAGCGAGTTGGAGAGCGTGGTGACCGTGCCGACCGAGGAACGCGAGCTGGGCGCCGAGCGGCGCTGCTCCAGGGAGACCGCGGGCGGCAGACCGCTGATCTCGGAGACCTTCGGCGCCCCGACCTGGTGGATCAGTCGGCGTGCGTACGGGGCGACCGACTCGAAGTAGCGGCGTTGGGCCTCCGCGTAGACGGTGCCGAAGGCGAGCGAGGACTTGCCGGAGCCCGAGACCCCCGTGAAGACGACCAACGCGTCGCGCGGGATGTCCACGTCGACGCCGCGCAGATTGTGCTCGCGGGCGCCACGGACACGGACGAACGAGTCGTGAGGGCTTTGCATACCGGAATTCTAGGCCGTGATCCGCGCGAGGCGCCGATAGGAGTCCAGCAGCGCACCCCGGTCGAAGGTGCTGGTCGTGACCAGGTACTCGTCCGCGCCACTACGGCCGATGATCTTCTCCAGGCCGTCCGTGACCTCCTCCTCGGTGCCGTGCAGCTGCCCGCGCAGGGCCTCGTCGAAGAGGGTGCGCTCGCGGTCGGTCATCGAGGTGGCGAGCACGGTCTCGGCAGACATCAGCGGCGGAAACTCCCCGTGCGTACGCGAATACGCCGTGGACCAGGCCTCCGGCAGCAGGATCCGCCGGGCCTCCTCCGTGGTCTGTGCGACGGCCACGGTCCCGGAGAGGACGACGTACGGGCTCTCGCCCCACGCCGAGGGCCGGAAGGCGTCCCGGTAGCCGTCGATCGCGCGCAGCATCGCGTCCTCGCCCCGTACGGCTGCGATCACCAGCGGCAGCCCGGCCTCGGCGGCCACCTGGGCGCCCGCGCCGGTGGCCAGGACGAACGCCGGGATCCGCAGCCCCTCCGCGGGGCGGGCGTGGACCTGGGGGTGGGCGGTCTGGTCCCCGGTGAAGTAGCCGAGCAGTTCGGCGAGCTGCGCGGAGAAGTCGCTGGCGTCGCCCTTGTCCCGGCCGAGCGCCTTGCGTATCCCGTCGGTGAACCCCACGGAGCGGCCCAGGCCCATGTCGATGCGGCCGGGGAAGAGGGACTCCAGGACCCCGAACTGCTCGGCCACGACGAGGGGTTGGTGGTTGGGCAGCATGACGCCGCCCGTGCCGACCCGGATCGTGGAGGTCGCGGCGGCCACGGCGGCGACCAGCACCGTGGGCGCCGAGCCGGCGACACCGGGCACGCTGTGGTGCTCGGAAACCCAGAAGCGGTGGTACCCGAGCGCCTCCGCCTCCTGGGCGAAGGCCACGGTGTCGCGCAGCGCCTGCGGGGCCGGGTGCCCCTCGCGGGTGCGCGAGCGGTCCAGTACGGAGAAGCGGGTGCCTGCGATCACGGTGCTCACACAGGGTTCAACGTCATCGAGGCGCCCGCATTCCCCGGGCGGGTCAGCCCGCGGCTCCGTCGCCGTCATCAAGACGGAAACCGACCTTCAGGCCCACCTGGTAGTGCTCGACCTCGCCGTCCACGATGTGGCCGCGCACCTGGGTGATCTCGAACCAGTCGAGGTTGCGCAGAGTCTGCGAGGCGCGGTGGATGCCGTTGCGTACGGCCTGGTCGATGCCTTCGTGCGAGGTGCCGACGATCTCCGTGACCCGGTAGGTGTGGTCCGACATGGGGTCGCACTCCTTTCGTCGTGTCACTCCACGGTGCCCCAGCGCGGCGCGGTGCGCGAGAGATCGGGCGTTACAACGCTCGGTAACCCCTTGACCTACGCATTGGTACAGACCAAAATCCATCCACACACCCGAACAAGCCATTCGCGCTTCCCCCACGTCGGGTCATGTACTGCCGTGCCCGTACGACAGAGGTGACCTCCGTGAAGAACCGCTACATCGCGGGCTGCATAGCTCTCGTGTCCTCCGCCGCCCTCGCCGGCTGCGGCTATCTCCCCGGCAACAGCAGCGGAACCAAGACGGTCACCGTCTGGCTGATGAAGGACAGTGCCACCAACGACTTCGTGCAGCGCTTCAAGAAGTCGTACGAGGCCGAGCACGGGGACATCAAGCTCGACATCCGCATCCAGGAATGGGCCGGCATCGGCGACAAGGTCACCGCGGCGCTGAAGAGCAAGGACGGCAAGGGGGTGCCCGACGTGATCGAGGTCGGCAACACCCAGGTCGCCCAGTACGCGGACAGCAAGGGGCTGCGCGACCTCACGCTGGAGTCGATGCGCGACCTCCACAGCCAGGACTGGCTCCCCGGTCTCGCCGACCCCGGATCCATCGACGGCGCGCAGTACGGCGTCCCGTGGTACGCGGCCAACCGTGTGGTCATCTACGACAAGCAGCTCTTCGCCGACGCCGGGATCAAGCACCCGCCGAGGACCCGCGAGGAGTGGCTGGAGGACACGGCCAGGCTCAACACCGGGCAGCAGCAGGGCATTTACCTGGCCGGCCAGGACTGGTACACCCTCTCCGGCTTCATCTGGGAGGAGGGCGGCCAGCTCGCCGAGGGCTCGGGCGGCAACTGGGTCGGGGCCCTGAACAGCAAGGCCGCACTCAAGGGCATGGAGTTCTACAAGCAGCTCCAGGCGCTCGGCCGGGGCCCCAAGAGCGCCGACGAGGCACACCCCTTCCAGTACAAGGTCTTCGCCAAGGGCGACGTCGCCCAGCTGATCGCCACCCCCGGCACGGCGAAGTCGATCGAGCAGCTCAACCCCGAGATGAAGGGAAGACTCGGCTACTTCCCCATCCCCGGCAAACACGCGGGCAAGCCGGGCGCCGTCTTCATCGGCGGCTCCGACCTCGTCGTCCCCGAGAAGGCCCCGGAGGGCGACGCAGGCGTGAAGGTGGTCGAGGCGCTCGCCGGCGAGAAGTGGCAGACCGACCTGGCGCAGACCATGAGTTACGTACCGAACAAGACGACCCTGGCCCGGGTCCTCGCCGACGACCCGGGCGCGGCGGCGATGGCCGCGGCCGCCGCGCACGGCCGCGCCACCCCCAACTCGCCCCACTGGGCGGCGGTCGAGGCCGCCAACCCCATCAAGACCTATATGACGGAGGTCCTCATCGGCGGGGACCCCGAGAAGGCCGCGAAGAAGGCGTCGGCACGCATCACCGACCTGCTGGCGGACTACTGAGGGACAGGGCGAACCGCCCCTCGGAGTCCGTCCACCACTGCCGCAGCTCAAGACCGGCTGCGGCCAGTTCGGCGCTCACCCCGTCCTGCCGGAATTTCGCCGACACCTCGGTGCGCAGCTCCTCTCCCTTCTCGAACTGCACCACCAGGTCCAGTTCGGGAATCTTCACCGTGAGCGCGGTGCGGGCGCGCAGCCGCATTTCGATCCACTCGTTGTCCCGGTCCCAGCGGGCGACATGGTCGAAGTCGGACGCGTCGAAGTCCGCACCGAGCTCGCGGTCGATGACGGTCAGGACGTTCTTGTTGAACTCGGCCGTCACCCCGGCCGCGTCGTCGTACGCGGCGACCAGCACGTCCTCGTCCTTCACCAGGTCCGTGCCGAGCAGCAGACTGTCGCCGGGTTCGAGCAGGGCGCGCACCGACCTCAGGAAGACGGCGCGCTCGGCGGGGAGCAGATTGCCGACCGTGCCGCCCAGGAACGCCACCAGACGGGGCCCGGGAGCCTGAGGGAGGGCGATCGAGCGGGTGAAGTCGGCGATCAGCGCGTGCACCGTGAGCCCGGGCCGTTCGGCGAGGAGCACCTCGGCCGCAGCTGTCAGGGCGCTCTCGCTGACGTCGACCGGGATGTAGCTGTGCAGGTCCGGCAGCGCGTCCAGCAGATGGCGGGTCTTGTCCGACGAGCCCGAACCCAGCTCGACCAGGGTGCGGGCTCCCGTCGCCGCCGCGATCTCCCCGGCGCGTACGAGGAGGATCTCGCGCTCGGCGCGGGTCGGGTAGTACTCGGGGAGAACGGTGATGTCCTCGAAGAGTTCGCTGCCGCGCGCGTCGTAGAACCACTTGGGAGGCAGTGTCTTCGGTACGGAGGTCAGTCCGCCGAGGACATCGGCGCGCAGTGCGGCGCCGGTGGCGTCCTCGGGCAGGGTGCGGGTGAGCTGGAACGGGGGCACTAGGCGGGCTCCTTGAGCGGCGTGAGAAGAACGTCGGTGCGGGTGGCGGCGAGCAGGGTGCGGTCGGGCACCTGCTGCCAGTGCGGTGAGTCGTCGTACGGTTCGGAGGCGACCACCGTGCGGCGGCCCGGCTCGGCGAGATACCAGAGCGTGTCGCCCCAGGCGGTCGCGCAGACCGCCTCGCCGTCCGTCAGCAGGAGGTTGAGGCGCGATCCGGGTGCCGCCTCGGCCACCTCGGTGACCGTGTCCGCGAGGGCCTGGCCCATCTCGTCGCCGTCCCGCAGCCGGTGCAGGACCAGCGCCCAGACCAGCGCGGAGTCGCAGCGCGCCTGGAGCGAGAGCAGTTCGGCCGCCGGGAGGCCCTCGGCGAGCGGCGCCAGTGTGCCGGGCCAGCCCCTGACCGCGCCGTTGTGGCTGAACAGCCAGGGCCCGGCGGCGAAGGGTGCGACCGCGGCCTCCCCGTCGGCGCCCGCCTCGGTGGCATCACGGACGGCGCCGAGCAGGGCCGTGGTGCGGACCACCCGGGCGAGATCGGTGAAGGACTGGTCGGCCCAGATGGGGCCCGCGCGCCGGTAGCGGGCGGGCACCGGATCCTCCTCGGCGTACCAGCCGACGCCGAAACCGTCGGCGTTGACGGTGCCGTGCTGCTGGAGTCTGGGCGCCCAGGACTGCCGGTACAGCGCATGCAGTGGCTTCACCAGCACATCGTCCAGCGGCAACGACGGGCCCAGGTAGGCGAGATGACGGCACATCAGGCATCCCTCGCCGTACGGAACCCGGAGAAGATCTGCCGCCGTACGGGCAGGTCCCAGTTGCGGAAGGTGCCCCGGCAGGCCACCTCGTCCACGGCGAACGACCCCCCGCGCAGCACCTTGTGGTCACTGCCGAAGAACACCTCGGAGTACTCGCGGTACGGGAAGGCGGCGAATCCCGGGTACGGCAGGAAGTCGCTGGACGTCCACTCCCACACGTCGCCCGTCAACTGCCGTACGCCGTGCGGCGATTCACCGGCCGGATAACTTCCCGCGGGCGCGGGCCGCAGATGGTGCTGGCCCAGATTGGCGCGCTCCGCGGTCGGGTCCTCGTCGCCCCACGGGTAGCGCCGTGAGCGCCCGGACACGGGGTCGTGGCGGGCCGCCTTCTCCCACTCCGCCTCGGAGGGCAGCCGCCGCCCCGCCCAGCGGGCATAGGCGTCGGCCTCGTACCAGCTCACATGCAGCACCGGCTCGTCGAGCGGTACGGCCTCCACCACCCCGAAGCGGCGGCGCAGCCACTGGCCGCCGTCCTGATGCCAGAACAGGGGTGCGCGGATGCCATGGGTCCTGATCTGCTCCCAGCCGGGCTCCGCCCACCAGCGCTGCTGCTCGTACCCGCCGTCCTCCATGAAGCGCAGATACGCGCCGCACGTGACCGGCGCCGTGTCGATGTGGAAGGCCGCCACGTCCCTGCGGTGCGCGGGCCGCTCGTTGTCCAGCGCCCAGGGCTCGGTCGAGGTGCCCATGGTGAACGGCCCGCCGGGGACGAGGACTTCGTCCCGCAGGCCCGTCGTGTCGGCGCGCGGCGGCTCGGGCGCGGTGAGGGCAGCGGGTCCCGACCGCAGCTGATGGGTGATCAGCATCGTTTCGTCGTGCTGCTGTTCGTGCTGGGCGATCATCCCGAAGGCGAAGGCCGCGTCGAGAAGGGGCCGGCCGTGCAGCGGGATCTTCTCCAGTACGTCGAGGACCCGGCCCCGTACGTCCGCGGCATAGCGGCGGGCCTCGGCGGGTGCGAGGAGGGGCAGGGAGGGGCGTGCGGCGCGCGGGTGCTCGAAGGCGTCGTAGATCGAGTCGATCTCGGGGCGGATCGCGTCGCGCCCGGCGACGGCCCGCAGCAGCCACTGCTCCTCCTGGTTGCCGATGTGCGCCAGGTCCCAGACCAGCGGCGACATCAACGGCGAGTGCTGGGAGGTCAGTTCACGGTCGTCGATGCAGGAGGTGAGCAGGGCGGTACGGTCGCGTGCGGTGGTGAGCGCGTCGAGCGCACGCTGTCTGAGGAGCTCCGGGTCGGTCACAGGGTCAGGTCCTTCGTCTCGTGCGGCTGGTCGTCGGCGGGACATCGGCCGCGTACGACATAGCGGGCGGCGAATTCGGCCACCGCGTCGCGGACGGCGGTCGAGGCGCCGAGCCGGGGAAGTGCCTCCAGGGCAGTGGCGAAGCAGACGGCGGCAGCGGCATGCAGCTCCGGGTCGGCCAGGCCGCGCCGCGCGGCATTGCGCCACAGCGGATTCCGCGGGGCGGGAAGCGAACCGGCCGTCTCCGCAAGGGGCTTCACCGCCCGGTACACCGTCTCGGCCGCCGCCGGATCGTCGAAGAGCGCCGCCGTGACGGCGAGCGGCACGATCCAGCCGTCCTCGCCCGGCTGGGCGTCGATCATGCGCAGCTCGAGGTGGCCCCGCGGCCGTACCGGCGGGAAGAGGGTGGTCAGGTGGTAGTCGAGGTCGGCCCGCGTCGGCGGCCGCGGACCGCCGCCCCGGAGCCAGCCGCGGAAGGTCAGATCCGTCGGCACCTGCCAGGGGCCCTCGTCCCGGCGGATGCACATCACCGGGGTGTCGAGCGCCTGCTCGGTCCAGGCCGCCCGCGGCTCACGCTGTGCGGCCGGCGCGAGCGAGCGGAGCGGATCGAGGTCGGCCCACAGGGCCTGCCGGGTGGAGCGCCAGCCGGTCGAACGGCCGTCGGAGCGGGGCGAGTTGGCGAAGGCGGCCACCAGCACCGCACCCAGCAGATGCGCGAGCTGCCACCGTCTGCCGTGCCCCAGCGGTCCCGGCTCCTCGTGCCCCGCGTCCAGGTTGACCTGGACGGAGGCCGAGCCGCGCATCATGGCGCGGCCCGCTGTGCCGTGCCGGTCGAAGTAGGTCTCCATGGCGTCGTACCGCGGCGCGCGCAGCACTCTGTCCCGTGTGCGCCAGGGTTCCTGGCCGTTGCCGGTGAGGGTGAGACCCGCGGTCCGCAGCGAGCCGCGTACGGCGTCGAGGTCCGCGGAGACGGAGTCGATGAGCTCCGTCAGGGATGCGGCGGGGAGCGAGCTGAGCTCCAGCTGGCCGCCGGGTTCGAAGGTGAGAGCCGAGGCGAGGGGCAGGGCGCGCAGTGCGCCGTACGCCGCTTCACGCCGGCCGGTGGAGAGGGGGAGCCGGGGATCGCGCAGGTCGTGGACGAGCCATTCGAGCTCGACGCCGAGCGTGCGGGGCGGCCCGGTCTTGAAGCAGATACATCGCAGTAAGTCCTCCGCTGCGGACTCGCTGAGCGGTTGTACGGTCATGATCGGTTGCCTCCTTCCGAGGTGTTCCGTCCCACCTAAGCCACTGCGGCGCGTTCGCACAAGAGTGCGTTTCCGGGGAACAAATTCCGTTGCGGAGACGTTCGTTGGCCGTTCATGATGCGGCTTATGAGTGCACGACTGCGGGGCATCGCGAAGGAGACGGAGAAGATCGTCGAGGCTGGTTCCTACCGCTCGCCGCAAGGCCGGGAGGTGTCCATCGCCGACGCCCTGGAGGCTGCGCTCACCGGGGTGCGGATGTACGGACCCGATCCTGTCCCCGCAGCCGAACGCGCCGATGCCCGCACGGAGTTCGAGGTCACGGGGGAGAGCAGCATCGAAGCTGCCGCCCGGATGACCGGCGAGCGGCCCGGCGCCGTCGCCATCCTCAACTTCGCCTCCGCGCGCAACCCGGGCGGCGGCTACCTCAACGGCGCCCAGGCGCAGGAGGAAGCGCTCTGCCGGTCCTCGGCCCTCTACACGACCCTGCTGCGCGCGCCGGAGTTCTACGCCCACCACCGGGCCGACCGCAGCCCGTTCTACACCGACCGCGTCATCCACTCGCCACAGGTCCCGGTCTTCAGGGACGACCGCGGCGCACTGCTCCCCGAGCCGTTCTCCGTGGGCTTTCTCACATCGCCCGCGCCCAACGCCGGTGTGATCAGGGCCCGTTCACCCGAGGACGCCCACCGGATCCCGCACGCCCTGGCCGTACGGGCCGAACGCGTCCTGGAGACCGCGGTCGCCTGCGGCTACCGGCGCCTGGTGCTCGGCGCCTGGGGGTGCGGGGTCTTCCGCAACGAACCGGCCCGGGTGGCGGGGGCGTTCCACGCCCACCTCACGGGGGCGGGCCGGTTCGGCGGACACTTCGAGCAGGTCGTCTTCGCCGTACTCGACCGTGATCCCGCATCGGCCACCCGGGCCGCGTTCGCCGACGCGTTCGCCGGTCAGTCCCAGCCGTAGCGCTCCATCAGCCGCTCGACGACGGAGTCGAAGCGGGGCCGGTCGAGCGCGCAGGCCTCGCGCCGCATCCCGTCCTCGTGCACCCGCAGCACCCGGTCCAGATCCACCCAGGACTCGCGGCCCGCGTCGTCCCAGCCGCCCGACCCGATCGCGATCCACTCGCGGTCGAGGTCGTGGCGCTTGCTGGAGAGGCGGACGGCCAGCAGCGTGCCCGCTTCCTCACGGGCCACCACGAGCACCGGGCGGTCCTTGCCGCGGCCGTCGTTCTCCTCGTACGGCACCCAGGTCCACACGATCTCGCCCGGGTCGGGATCGCCGTTGCGGTCCGGGGCGTAGGACGTGTGGACGGTCCCGATGCCGTGGGGGTCGGCCTCGGTCGTGGCGGTCGGTCCGGTCGCGCCGGGCAGGTCGGACTGGTCGGTCTCGTTGTCATTCAGAGAGGTCGTCACACGGGCCACGTTAGGACCTGTACGGACTACTCCGCAGAGCGGGCGCGCCGATCGGGCACCAGGCTCGGTCCATGGTCATATCGCGTCTCGCCCTGTTCGCCGCCTCCGCCTCGCTGGTCGCGGCCGCCTGTCCGCCGGACCCGGCCCCCGAACCGGCGCCCGCCCCCGCGGCCTCCGCAGCGACTCACCGCACCGTCTCCGCCTGGCTCCCGTACTGGGACCAGGAGGGCGCCTACCGCGACGCGCTGCGGCACGCGCGCCAACTGCACACCGTCAGCCCCTTCTGGTACCAGGCCAAGTCTGCGGCCCGCATCGACGGCCACCCGGGGGCGGGGGACCGCCGTATCGTCGACGGGCTGCACCGTGCCGGCATCAAGGTCGTGCCGACCGTCATGGAGACGCTCGGCCCCGGCGTCCTCGCCGCGATCCTCACCAGCCCGGCGAAGCGCGCCACCCACATCCGCGCGCTGGCCGCCCTCGCGCGCACCCGCGGCTACGACGGCATCGACATCGACTACGAGACCATCGCACCGACCCCCACCGCGAAGTACCGCACGGTCCGCGCCGGTTACGCGTCGTTCGTGACCGCCCTCTGCAAGGCCCTGCACGCCCGGCACAAGCAGTGCATCATCACCGTCTCCCCGCAGACCGCCGCCACGGGCCGCATCTGGAACTACCCGGTGATCGGCCGGGCGGCCGACCGGGTGCGGATCATGGCGTACAACCTCCACTGGGAGGGCGGGCCGTCGGGTCCGCTCTCCGGAGAGCGCTGGTACGAGGAGATCCTGCGGCGGGCCACGGCACTGATCCCGCGCCGGAAGATCGAGATGGCGCTTCCCGCGTACGGCTGGGACTGGCGCGCCGACGGAAAGGGCAGGGCCAAGCACGTCACCTGGAAGGAGGCGGAGGCGCTGCGCCGCAAGAAGCACGCGCCCTACCGGCTCGACCCGGCGTCCCGCACCCCGCACTTCACGTACAAGCAGGGGAAGGTGAAGCGGACGGTCTGGTACCAGGACGCCCGGGGAGTGGCGGGCCATCTGCCCGCACTGCGCAAGTACGGAGTCGCCAACACGGGCCTGTGGGCGCTGAATTTCGAGGATCCGGCCCTCTGGAAGGTCCTTGCCAGGGGCTGAGGCGTGTTGCCACCGCCCGGACCGGGC
The sequence above is drawn from the Streptomyces sp. NBC_01465 genome and encodes:
- a CDS encoding glycosyl hydrolase family 18 protein, with the translated sequence MVISRLALFAASASLVAAACPPDPAPEPAPAPAASAATHRTVSAWLPYWDQEGAYRDALRHARQLHTVSPFWYQAKSAARIDGHPGAGDRRIVDGLHRAGIKVVPTVMETLGPGVLAAILTSPAKRATHIRALAALARTRGYDGIDIDYETIAPTPTAKYRTVRAGYASFVTALCKALHARHKQCIITVSPQTAATGRIWNYPVIGRAADRVRIMAYNLHWEGGPSGPLSGERWYEEILRRATALIPRRKIEMALPAYGWDWRADGKGRAKHVTWKEAEALRRKKHAPYRLDPASRTPHFTYKQGKVKRTVWYQDARGVAGHLPALRKYGVANTGLWALNFEDPALWKVLARG
- a CDS encoding type II toxin-antitoxin system PemK/MazF family toxin, whose translation is MTTSLNDNETDQSDLPGATGPTATTEADPHGIGTVHTSYAPDRNGDPDPGEIVWTWVPYEENDGRGKDRPVLVVAREEAGTLLAVRLSSKRHDLDREWIAIGSGGWDDAGRESWVDLDRVLRVHEDGMRREACALDRPRFDSVVERLMERYGWD
- a CDS encoding TIGR02452 family protein, with amino-acid sequence MSARLRGIAKETEKIVEAGSYRSPQGREVSIADALEAALTGVRMYGPDPVPAAERADARTEFEVTGESSIEAAARMTGERPGAVAILNFASARNPGGGYLNGAQAQEEALCRSSALYTTLLRAPEFYAHHRADRSPFYTDRVIHSPQVPVFRDDRGALLPEPFSVGFLTSPAPNAGVIRARSPEDAHRIPHALAVRAERVLETAVACGYRRLVLGAWGCGVFRNEPARVAGAFHAHLTGAGRFGGHFEQVVFAVLDRDPASATRAAFADAFAGQSQP
- the egtA gene encoding ergothioneine biosynthesis glutamate--cysteine ligase EgtA, producing the protein MTVQPLSESAAEDLLRCICFKTGPPRTLGVELEWLVHDLRDPRLPLSTGRREAAYGALRALPLASALTFEPGGQLELSSLPAASLTELIDSVSADLDAVRGSLRTAGLTLTGNGQEPWRTRDRVLRAPRYDAMETYFDRHGTAGRAMMRGSASVQVNLDAGHEEPGPLGHGRRWQLAHLLGAVLVAAFANSPRSDGRSTGWRSTRQALWADLDPLRSLAPAAQREPRAAWTEQALDTPVMCIRRDEGPWQVPTDLTFRGWLRGGGPRPPTRADLDYHLTTLFPPVRPRGHLELRMIDAQPGEDGWIVPLAVTAALFDDPAAAETVYRAVKPLAETAGSLPAPRNPLWRNAARRGLADPELHAAAAVCFATALEALPRLGASTAVRDAVAEFAARYVVRGRCPADDQPHETKDLTL